ACGCGGAAGAGAACGTCCTTTCCATCTATCTCCAGGATCTCGATATAGTAGACCTTTCTCGTCCTCAGCCTTCTCTTGACCGCGCTCCTAAGGGGCGGCCTCTGGATTATCTCACCCTCGAATTCCTTCATAACCGCGCGGATTTTGTTCTCCGGAACGTCACCGTGGAGGTGCATCAACGCGACGTACTCCTTTCCAGCAGGCAGGAGGGCCTGGACGACCCTCGTTGCCCTCTCAAGCGCCACCGGCAAAACGCCGCTGACCTTTGGGTCGAGGGTTCCGCCGTGGCCGGCCTTGTTCAGGTTGAACAGCCTCTTGATCCATGCAACTACCTCGTGGCTCGTCGGCCCTGGGGGCTTGTCGAGGTTTATTATCCCGAACTGCATGTGCATCTCCATAGGCCTCTTCTCCGGCGGAAAGCCCCACTTCGGATTAGTTTCGGCCTTCTCGTCCTTAACCAGAACCTCTCGCTTTATGTCAGCGGGAAGGATCCTCCTCACTTCGTCCCTCGCCATGAACATCACCCGATGAGCGTTATCGCCCTAAGTTTGGAATAGCGCCTTATAAACCTGAGCTTAGTATTTGAACCGGTAGGTAAATACCGAGCAATCCCTATAACGTGGTATCCATTCCCTACAAATCCCTCGACGAGAAGCCTCCCAATATTGCCAGTGGCACCGGTAACGAGTGCCGTTCTCATGCAACCACCGGGAGAAATTCGAAAAGCGACTTAAAAGCGTTGAGAAGTAAGAAGAGGCCAGAAGGCCTCGACAATTCACTCGAGGCTGATTCCAGCCTGCTCAAGGGCGGCCTTGACGGCCTCGTCGTCGGCACCGCGCTCGATGCTGACCTTCTCCGGAAGGGGCTCGAGGTGCTTGACGTTCATCCTCCTGCGCTTGACCTTGTTGAGGCCAGCGCCGGTAACGAGGACGAAGTTCCTGTCGATGACGTCAACGACGACGACCTTCTCTCCGGCCCTCCTTCCGGCGATTATAACGGCAAGCCTTCCGACTTCCATAGCTGGCATTCATCCCACCTCCTCATCTTTTGTTGCCCGGGTTTGCACCCGACCCCGCGTCACCGTCGGGGTAAAGGTGGTCGATGGCGGCCTTCACGATCTCGAAGACCCCATCGGGACCCCATTTAGCGGTGTTTATTATCAAGTCGTAAATCGACTTGTCGTCGATGTCAATTCCATAGAGGTTTAAATACCTTTTCCTGTTGCCCTTCTCACGCTCGGCGATTCCCACGAAGGCCTCCTCGACGGAGACCCCCTCACGACGGGCAACTCTCCTGGCGCGCTCCATTATCGGAGCGTCGAGCCATATCTTGAGATCGGCATCCTTGACCATCCAGCCGGCGAGGCGGCCCTCAATGACGACGTTGCACTCCTTGGCTGCCTCCACCTGCCTCCTGTCAACCTCGCGGTCGATTTCGGGGTGAAGCTCGGCGTACTCCTGGAACTCCTCGAGCGACATGCCCATCTCCTTGGCCATCTGGCGGAAGATTAAGCCAGCGTAGATGTGCTTGAACCCGTAGTGCTTGGCCAGGTTCCTGCAGAGCGTCGTCGTTCCCGAACCTGCCAAACCGCTGACCGTTATGACGAGGCAGCCCTTCGGCATGATTACACCTTCAGAGGGCTATGCCGGCTCTTACCTGCGCCTTCATGACCTTCCTCATGCAGCTCGGGCAGAGGTTCGGGTATGGCCTCTCGGGCCTCTTTGCCGTCTTCGGGAGCTTCCTGAGCTCGCTGGGCCTGCCGCGCGGAACGCCGTTGAGCGGCCTGCCGCACATGGCACAGTGGGCGACCTTGGGCTTTCTGCGCTCGAAGTGTATGACGGTCCTTCCGCCCGGAGTCCTGACGTACTTCCTTCTCCATGACCTTGACCTGTACATCGGCTTCATTTCTCTCACCTCGCAACCCCTATTTTCAGAGTGTTTTTAAATTTAACCCATGTCGAGCAGCTTCCTGAGGATGTAACCGGTTATCATCGACGTCATTATGTACCAGCCGACGTAACCGAGCTCGTTTGCGGGCAGTCCGGAGTGATAGAGCCTGTGGAACCAGTCGAAGATGAAGAAGTTGAAGGGCGATTTCACTATGCCAACCTCAACGTACCATCTCCTGAGCCAGCCGAAGAATATCCAGAATATCGGCAGCGTTAGCAGGGTGACCTTGAACATCTGATCCTTCATGACCTCGCTCTGGAGCTTCATAAGCTCCATCTGCTCCTGCTGGAGCTTTTTGAGCTTCTTTTCGTCCTTCGCAGCCTGGGCTTCCTTGTACTTCTTCTGGAACTCCTTGCTCTTCTTCTGCAGTCGCTTCATTTTCTCCTGGTCAACCATGATGTAGTTAAGCAGGGTGAAAAACCCACCTAGGATTATGCCTGCAACGGTAACCACCACTATCGGATGGTGGGCCTGTATCAGGGGCCCAAACAGATTGTCAAGGAAAGCGTATATTCCCTCAATCATACTCTCCCACCGCCAGGTTAAGTACTTCAACAAGCTCATGAACGGCCTCTTCGAGGCCCTTATCCTCATGGTTCTCGATTATCTTGATGAGCGCGTTCGAGTGCATGGCGTAGCTCACGGCAGCGGCACGGTTTAAATCCTGGTGCCTCTGTATCTGCTCCTCCGTCTCAACGTCTCTATCGCGCTTCAGGTCGCGGAGGCGCCTTCCGAGTATCTCGCTCGGTGTGGCCTCGATTATGACTATGAAGTTGGGGTTTATGACCTCAATAACCTCCCTGGGGAAGCCTAGGAGGTATCCCACCGGCGTCCTTATGGTTGCGTGGGTGTCTATGAGTATCGGCTCGCTCTTGGACATCTCGACTATTCTCCTAGCAGCTTTCATCTGAAGCTCCTTCTGTATCTCGGGGTTTAATTTCCTCATCTCATCCCTGTGGCTCACAAGCCCAGCCGTAACTGCCTCCTCGAACATCAGGTCGCCGAAGTTGACGAGCCTGAACCTAACCTTCGTCTTCCTGAGGGCCAGCCGGGTTATGGTGCTCTTTCCCACCCCTGGAATCCCTGTTATCATGACCACAAACGGCATCACGCTCACCCAAGGAGGTTTCTGGAAGAAGTAATCGAACCGGGTTTAAAAGGTTTTGTGAAAGAAAAGAAAGGCTCACTTGGTGAAGAACTTCCTCAAAGCCGGGAACATCTCGGTGGCCTGTTCCCTCGCTATCTCCTCGTAGAACCTGTAGAGGATACCGACCGTAAGGAGGATTCCGGTTCCGGTACCCAGGGCTCCGAGGAAGTCCGCCAGCACTGCGACTACTGCCAGGGTGAACGAACCCCAGAAGGTAACGTATGGGATGTACCTGTTGAGCACCCTCTCCAGTATCCTCGGGTCGCGCCTGAATCCCGGAATCTGCAGGCCGGCGCCCTGGAGCTGTCTGGCGATGCTCCTGGCGTCGAGGCCGGTAAGCTCAACCCACAGGAATCCGAAGAGTATCGCCCAGAATATCGTCATCAGCGCGTAGACCAGGGCCCTTCCCGGGTCGGCTATGACGTGATAGATGTCTCTTGGTGGGTAGAGGTATGTGACGAATCCGGTCAGCGGATAGCCGTTCTCGTCGAAGGTTCCAAGGAAGGTGTAGCCGAAGTTGTTGAGGAGCCTGGCCCAGAGCTGGATGTTGGAGTAGAGGGCAAACGTCAGGATGATCGGTATGTTGCTGACGTACATGAACCTTATCGGGTACCTTCCGCGAACGGTAACGCGGCCGTAGCTCAGCGGTATCTCAACGCGCATGCTCTCGAGGTAGACGACCACCAGGAAGACGACTATCGTCGCCATCAGGTCCATCATATCCGGCAGCGTTCCCCTGTAGAGGGCGCCGGTTAAGTCGCCGTAGAACAGGTGCTGTATGAACGCTGGAATGGCACCTATTATCGCGGGCCCTCCCGTGACTGGGTCGATGTAGTCTGGAGTCGTTGCCGGGTTCAGGGCCTTCGTGATGACGGTCTGGGAAACACCCGCGGCGATGAAGAGACTGATACCGCTTCCGATTCCCCACTTGCTGACCAGCTCATCGAGGAGGATGAGCATCACGGAGGCGAATCCGAGCTGGAGTATGATGAGTATCGCCAGGCCGAGTCCAATGTACGCCTCACCGGCGGGTGTCGTGACGGTCTGGAAGGCGCCGATGCTGGTGTCAACCCTACCGAAGGCACCAGCGAAGACGTAGATGGCTGCCTCAAAGAAACTCATGAATACTGCGAACAGCTTCTGGGCGGCCTGGTAAAACCTTCTATCCTCATGATTGGAGAGATCGAGGTGAACTATCTCGGAACCGACGAGAAGCTGCATGATGATGCTCGCGGTGACGATTGGTCCGATACCGAGCGTCAGAAGAGAACCGCTCCTTCCGGCAAGGACAAACCTGAGCGTGGCGAAGTAGTCCTGGATCTGGGCGGGAATTCCGTAGAGAGGAATCTCCGCGAGGACGAAGTACAGCAGTAGAACGATTCCCGTCCACATGAACTTCTCCTTGAGCGGCACGTGTCTCTTGGGCCGCTCAACCTCGGGGAAGTACCTTTCAATCGCGAACACTACGTTTCTGAACCCCATGATTAACACCCGCCGAAAGTTAAATTAAAGGGAAATCAGGCGAGGAGAACCTCGCCGCCAGCGGCCTTGATCTTCTCCTCGGCCTTCGGGGTAACGTAGTAGGCCTTGATGGTAAGGGGCCTGGTGAGCTTTCCGGTTCCGAGAACCTTGTCGACGCCGAGCTGGGTGGTGTCAACTACGACCTTTCCCTCCTCCTCGTAGGCGACGCCCATGTCAAGGAAGAGGGTGAGGTTCTCGTCTATGTCGCTGAGGTTTATGGTATTCGGGGTGTACTGGACGGCCTTGGGCCTGTGGAAGCCGCGCTTGCCGAGGTGGTCCGGGGCGTACTTGATGACCCAGGTCCACTTGGTGTTCTTCCTCTTTCCGGTTCCGGCCATTCCCTTACCGCCCTTGCTACCGCCGCCGCGGTGCTTCTTCTTGCAGCCCCATCCGTGAGTGTGACTTCCGCGGAGCTTCCTAACCTTCTTCTTTCTCCTTATCATCTCTCGCCACCTCAGAGCATTCTCTCAATGAGGTCGTTTATCCTCTCGCCGCGGTAGCCGAGGGCTCCGCCTTCCTTAAAGCTGCGCTTCTTGCTGCCCTTGAGGCCGCCCCTCGGCGGGTGAAGCCTGAAGACCGGCTTGATGTTCGGCAGGTCGGTGAGCTTCATCTCGCCGGCAACGACCTTCTCCGCGAACTCCTCGATGGTCATTCCAAGCTTCTCCTTGACGTACTCGTCGGTTATCGGCCTGTTGCCGATGAGCCTGCCCCTCTTCCTGAGGAGCTCCGCGAGGGTCTCGGCGTCGATCTCTCCCCAGGTGATGTAGTCCTTGACCTTCTGAACCATTCCCTTGTAGCTCGGGTTGTCGTCAACGAGGACGAGGTGGTTGATCCTGTGGAGGCGGAGCATGGCGAGGGTGTCCCTCACGTCCCCCTTCGCCCTTATCCCGCTCCTAAGCCTGATGAGTGCGAGCTTTGCCATCCTCTCTCACCTCACTCCAGCTCAAAGTTCGCCGGCATCTCCCTTCCGACGATGATACCGTACTTCTCCTCCATGCCCGGCTGGATTGCGACGCGGTTGGTGTTGTAGAGCGCGTTGAAGACTGCCTTGGCGAAGTTGACGGTGGTCCTCGTCTCACCCAGGCTCTGTGACCAGACGTCCTGAACGCCGGCGAGGCTGAGTATCTTCTTGCCAACGTCACCGATGACCAGTCCGAGGCCACGCGGTCCCGGCATGAGCTTAACGCGGACGCTTCCTTCCTTGCCCTCGACGGCGAACGGAATTGAGTGCGGCCTCCTGCACCTGCACTCCCAGCTTCCACAGCCGCGCTTGATCTCGATGATGTTCATCTTGGCGTAGTTGATGGCCTTCCTGATGGCTATTCCAACCTCCTTTCCGTGGCCGATTCCGAGGCCGACGTAGCCGTCCCTGTTGCCCACAGCGGCGAGAACCCTGAAGCGGATCCTCCTGCCGCTGTCGGTCATCCTGACGGTGAGGGCTATGTCGAGAACCTCCTGGTTCTCCCTCATGTTGACCTCCGGAAGGAGGACGTCCACTATCTCCGGCTCCTTGATCTGGTATCCCTTACGGAATATCTCGTGAATGTCAGTTATCTGGCCTTCTTTGACGAGCTGGCCGAGCTTGGTTCTCGGCTCCCACTCCTCCAAAACCCTCTGGGCGATCTCCCTCGGGTCGCTCATTCTCTCGCCTCCTCAAACTTCTCGATTATCCTCGCCTTGACCTCCTCAAAGTGCTCGGGGAGCTTCTCGGGCTCGAGACCCTTGACGAGGTATCCCGAGAACTGCTTCCTATAGCGCTCCTCGTCCTCCTCCTTGAGAGCCTTGGCGTAGTTGGCTATGTGTTCGCCGTTTATCCTGTAGTCCTCTGGGTAGATCTCCTCGCTGTGCGGGACGTTGAGGCCGGCATCTACTGCGCCTTTGAGGACGGCGAAGATGCTCGAACCCCTGGTCGGCGGGTGGAGGCCTATGTCAAGGATGGCCTCTTCAACGCCGGCCTTCTTGGCCTTGTAGCCTATGAGGAGACCGAGCAGGTAGGCTGAAGGCGTGTTGCCGCCGTGTCCCTTCCAGCCGAAGTCCCTCATGAGCTCCCTGGTGTGGGCTGAAACCACGGTCTTGTCTCCCTTAGGGTCGTAGACGACGATCTGAGCCACGTGGTGGTTGAGGGTCTTCCTCACAACAAGCCTGGGCTTTCCAGACTTGAGGAGGGCGAGCCTCTTGTGATAGTTAGTCTTACCCTCTCTCCTTCTCCTGAACGGAACCCTATACCTCGGTCCGTGTGCCATCTCTCTCACCTCACTCCTTCAGTATGTCGTGCTCCTGCATGAACATGTAGAGCTGCCTCTTGTTCTTGAACTGGCCGCCCTTGGCGCGGATGTAAAGCCGCCTGTAGGTGTGCTCATCGAGCTTGCCCTCGGCCTTGAGCTTCCTGAGCTCCTTCCTGAGTGCCCTGATGGTCATCATCCAGCGCTCCTTCTTGCCCATCCTGGCGGTCTTCTTACCCTTCCTGCTTCCGGGGCCCCTGTGGCGTCCCTTCTTCCTGGCCTCCTGGTAGGCCCTGGCGCGAGCCCTGCTCTGGCCCTTAACGGGCTTCTTCTTGATGACGCCATCGTTGATGAGCCTCTTGATGTCCTCCCTGGTGATGGCAGCCGCGACGTCATCAATCCTCTCCGGGTCGATCCAGACCCTGTTCTCACCGCACTTCAACAAATCAGCGGCAATCCTTCTCTGCATCTTGAGCATGAGTCTCACCTCGCGTTAAGAACCTTCACACCGAGCTCCTTCGCCCTGGCAAGTATGGCCTCCCTCTTCCTGGCGCCAACGGTTCCGGCTATCCTGGCGGCCTGCCTGGTCGGGTCTATGGCCTCAAGCTCCTTGACGTTGTGGACGAGGACTTCCTCGTAGCCGCTCGGGTGGAGTCCGCGGACGAGCCTCGGTGAGCTCCAGCCTATGCTCGGTGATCTGGCCTTGCCCTTCTTCTTGAGCCTCATCTTGCTGTCAATT
The Thermococcus radiotolerans genome window above contains:
- a CDS encoding RNA-guided pseudouridylation complex pseudouridine synthase subunit Cbf5 translates to MARDEVRRILPADIKREVLVKDEKAETNPKWGFPPEKRPMEMHMQFGIINLDKPPGPTSHEVVAWIKRLFNLNKAGHGGTLDPKVSGVLPVALERATRVVQALLPAGKEYVALMHLHGDVPENKIRAVMKEFEGEIIQRPPLRSAVKRRLRTRKVYYIEILEIDGKDVLFRVGVEAGTYIRSLIHHIGLALGVGAHMAELRRTRSGPFKEDETLVTLHDLIDYYHFWKDDGIEEYFRKAIQPMEKAVEHLPKVWIRDSAVAAVTYGADLAVPGIVKLNKGIKKGDLVAVMTLKDELVALGKATMTSGEMLQRSKGIAVDVDKVFMPRDWYPKLW
- a CDS encoding NAD-dependent epimerase/dehydratase family protein translates to MRTALVTGATGNIGRLLVEGFVGNGYHVIGIARYLPTGSNTKLRFIRRYSKLRAITLIG
- a CDS encoding 50S ribosomal protein L14e; amino-acid sequence: MPAMEVGRLAVIIAGRRAGEKVVVVDVIDRNFVLVTGAGLNKVKRRRMNVKHLEPLPEKVSIERGADDEAVKAALEQAGISLE
- the cmk gene encoding (d)CMP kinase, whose protein sequence is MPKGCLVITVSGLAGSGTTTLCRNLAKHYGFKHIYAGLIFRQMAKEMGMSLEEFQEYAELHPEIDREVDRRQVEAAKECNVVIEGRLAGWMVKDADLKIWLDAPIMERARRVARREGVSVEEAFVGIAEREKGNRKRYLNLYGIDIDDKSIYDLIINTAKWGPDGVFEIVKAAIDHLYPDGDAGSGANPGNKR
- a CDS encoding 50S ribosomal protein L34e, translated to MKPMYRSRSWRRKYVRTPGGRTVIHFERRKPKVAHCAMCGRPLNGVPRGRPSELRKLPKTAKRPERPYPNLCPSCMRKVMKAQVRAGIAL
- a CDS encoding DUF106 domain-containing protein, with product MIEGIYAFLDNLFGPLIQAHHPIVVVTVAGIILGGFFTLLNYIMVDQEKMKRLQKKSKEFQKKYKEAQAAKDEKKLKKLQQEQMELMKLQSEVMKDQMFKVTLLTLPIFWIFFGWLRRWYVEVGIVKSPFNFFIFDWFHRLYHSGLPANELGYVGWYIMTSMITGYILRKLLDMG
- a CDS encoding adenylate kinase, producing MPFVVMITGIPGVGKSTITRLALRKTKVRFRLVNFGDLMFEEAVTAGLVSHRDEMRKLNPEIQKELQMKAARRIVEMSKSEPILIDTHATIRTPVGYLLGFPREVIEVINPNFIVIIEATPSEILGRRLRDLKRDRDVETEEQIQRHQDLNRAAAVSYAMHSNALIKIIENHEDKGLEEAVHELVEVLNLAVGEYD
- the secY gene encoding preprotein translocase subunit SecY — translated: MGFRNVVFAIERYFPEVERPKRHVPLKEKFMWTGIVLLLYFVLAEIPLYGIPAQIQDYFATLRFVLAGRSGSLLTLGIGPIVTASIIMQLLVGSEIVHLDLSNHEDRRFYQAAQKLFAVFMSFFEAAIYVFAGAFGRVDTSIGAFQTVTTPAGEAYIGLGLAILIILQLGFASVMLILLDELVSKWGIGSGISLFIAAGVSQTVITKALNPATTPDYIDPVTGGPAIIGAIPAFIQHLFYGDLTGALYRGTLPDMMDLMATIVVFLVVVYLESMRVEIPLSYGRVTVRGRYPIRFMYVSNIPIILTFALYSNIQLWARLLNNFGYTFLGTFDENGYPLTGFVTYLYPPRDIYHVIADPGRALVYALMTIFWAILFGFLWVELTGLDARSIARQLQGAGLQIPGFRRDPRILERVLNRYIPYVTFWGSFTLAVVAVLADFLGALGTGTGILLTVGILYRFYEEIAREQATEMFPALRKFFTK
- a CDS encoding uL15m family ribosomal protein, translating into MIRRKKKVRKLRGSHTHGWGCKKKHRGGGSKGGKGMAGTGKRKNTKWTWVIKYAPDHLGKRGFHRPKAVQYTPNTINLSDIDENLTLFLDMGVAYEEEGKVVVDTTQLGVDKVLGTGKLTRPLTIKAYYVTPKAEEKIKAAGGEVLLA
- a CDS encoding 50S ribosomal protein L30 gives rise to the protein MAKLALIRLRSGIRAKGDVRDTLAMLRLHRINHLVLVDDNPSYKGMVQKVKDYITWGEIDAETLAELLRKRGRLIGNRPITDEYVKEKLGMTIEEFAEKVVAGEMKLTDLPNIKPVFRLHPPRGGLKGSKKRSFKEGGALGYRGERINDLIERML
- the rpsE gene encoding 30S ribosomal protein S5 yields the protein MSDPREIAQRVLEEWEPRTKLGQLVKEGQITDIHEIFRKGYQIKEPEIVDVLLPEVNMRENQEVLDIALTVRMTDSGRRIRFRVLAAVGNRDGYVGLGIGHGKEVGIAIRKAINYAKMNIIEIKRGCGSWECRCRRPHSIPFAVEGKEGSVRVKLMPGPRGLGLVIGDVGKKILSLAGVQDVWSQSLGETRTTVNFAKAVFNALYNTNRVAIQPGMEEKYGIIVGREMPANFELE
- a CDS encoding 50S ribosomal protein L18, producing the protein MAHGPRYRVPFRRRREGKTNYHKRLALLKSGKPRLVVRKTLNHHVAQIVVYDPKGDKTVVSAHTRELMRDFGWKGHGGNTPSAYLLGLLIGYKAKKAGVEEAILDIGLHPPTRGSSIFAVLKGAVDAGLNVPHSEEIYPEDYRINGEHIANYAKALKEEDEERYRKQFSGYLVKGLEPEKLPEHFEEVKARIIEKFEEARE
- a CDS encoding 50S ribosomal protein L19e; the protein is MLKMQRRIAADLLKCGENRVWIDPERIDDVAAAITREDIKRLINDGVIKKKPVKGQSRARARAYQEARKKGRHRGPGSRKGKKTARMGKKERWMMTIRALRKELRKLKAEGKLDEHTYRRLYIRAKGGQFKNKRQLYMFMQEHDILKE
- a CDS encoding 50S ribosomal protein L32e codes for the protein MNEKARLLRIRAKIKRKKPRFLRQEWWRFPKFKNDPKWRRPKGIDSKMRLKKKGKARSPSIGWSSPRLVRGLHPSGYEEVLVHNVKELEAIDPTRQAARIAGTVGARKREAILARAKELGVKVLNAR